In Deinococcus puniceus, one genomic interval encodes:
- a CDS encoding ABC transporter permease, producing the protein MPAADPTRPPRSARRTPDLAWTLARAHLSRRRTQNVLTIGGIAVGVMVLIAALSLTNGFTRSLIDATLRASPHLSITSFTPQPRSPALEKTIAADKEVTAVTPFLADKGLLTRPASGGRSAGVDFATLFGVQASAAQVLQLQPEEGELLAGLKDGEVMLGAALARSVGAFAGDEVRLLNSTQRRATLRVKGVFSTGNYLIDSAYAFTNLGTLQALQQTPNITGYQLRLQDPATAPAVGSALTGTLPYSALPWQNLYGTLLDQLALQKRVIAFVVFLIVIVAAFGIANVLTLAVFEKTQEIAILRAIGATRKLITRVFVFEGLVLGFSGLLLGNLLGLAISAYFTVRPFQLPGDLYFITALPVEVRLTDLLWVNAVGLGTTMLAALIPARRAANVEPARIIR; encoded by the coding sequence ATGCCCGCTGCCGATCCGACACGCCCACCCCGCTCCGCCCGCCGTACCCCAGACCTTGCGTGGACACTGGCGCGGGCGCACCTGTCGCGGCGGCGCACCCAGAATGTGCTGACAATTGGGGGCATCGCGGTGGGCGTGATGGTGCTGATTGCCGCGCTGAGCCTCACCAACGGGTTTACGCGCTCGCTCATAGACGCGACGTTGCGGGCCAGTCCACACCTGAGCATCACGTCGTTTACGCCCCAGCCGCGGAGTCCGGCACTGGAAAAAACCATAGCCGCCGACAAGGAAGTGACGGCAGTGACCCCCTTTCTGGCCGACAAGGGCCTGCTGACCCGCCCGGCCAGCGGAGGCCGCAGCGCAGGCGTAGATTTTGCCACCCTGTTCGGTGTACAGGCCTCGGCAGCGCAGGTGCTTCAACTTCAGCCGGAAGAGGGGGAACTGTTGGCAGGCCTGAAGGACGGCGAGGTGATGCTGGGCGCAGCGTTGGCCCGCAGTGTGGGAGCCTTCGCGGGCGATGAGGTGAGGCTCCTCAACAGCACCCAGCGCCGCGCCACCCTGAGGGTCAAAGGTGTGTTCAGCACAGGCAATTACCTCATAGACAGCGCCTACGCTTTCACCAATCTGGGCACGCTGCAAGCCCTTCAGCAGACCCCCAACATCACGGGCTATCAGCTTCGTCTGCAAGACCCGGCCACTGCGCCCGCCGTCGGATCGGCCCTCACAGGCACGCTGCCCTACTCGGCGCTGCCGTGGCAAAACCTGTACGGCACGCTGTTGGATCAGTTGGCGCTGCAAAAACGGGTCATCGCCTTCGTAGTCTTTCTGATCGTGATCGTGGCGGCCTTCGGCATTGCGAATGTGCTGACGCTGGCCGTGTTCGAGAAGACACAGGAAATTGCTATTTTGCGGGCCATCGGAGCCACCCGCAAACTGATTACTCGTGTGTTTGTTTTCGAAGGACTGGTGCTGGGATTCAGCGGCCTGCTGCTGGGCAACCTGTTGGGTCTCGCCATCAGCGCCTATTTCACGGTGCGGCCTTTTCAGCTCCCCGGCGACCTGTATTTCATCACGGCCCTGCCCGTAGAGGTGCGCCTGACCGACCTGCTGTGGGTCAACGCGGTCGGATTGGGAACGACGATGTTGGCGGCCCTGATTCCGGCGCGGCGGGCGGCAAACGTCGAACCAGCGCGGATTATTCGCTGA
- a CDS encoding PEGA domain-containing protein: protein MKKLLMIPAAMLLSTAAAAPKISAQSIIVNPTQPDLSVSVRVDKDQSGNASPNYRVNEPIRISTSVNRDAYVYLFNIDSSGDVTQILPNRISGDEALVKANTTRVFPAAGDNFTFSVDGPIGLNKVLALASLSPLNLDQISSFKTQQDQFATVAAKGQDRLAQALSIVVNPLPQNSWVSDTAFFNVVGQTPIQTGSLFVGTNVSGSTVILNGQNLGTGNTTFSNLRPGSYPVRVQAPGFRDYTTTVAIRAGSTTNLNVEFAQVIAPAPTPVNQFTIAIRSNVAGALVFVDGRQVGTIQNGGLNVSVARGGREVVLIAPGYRTFINTYNVQQNGQITINPTR, encoded by the coding sequence ATGAAAAAACTTCTGATGATTCCCGCCGCGATGCTGCTGAGTACTGCCGCCGCCGCCCCCAAGATCAGCGCCCAGAGCATCATCGTGAACCCCACGCAGCCTGACCTGAGCGTCAGCGTTCGCGTAGACAAGGATCAGAGCGGCAACGCCAGCCCCAACTACCGCGTCAACGAGCCTATCCGCATCAGCACCAGCGTAAACCGTGACGCTTACGTGTACTTGTTCAACATCGACTCTTCCGGCGACGTGACCCAGATCCTGCCCAACCGCATCTCGGGCGACGAAGCACTGGTCAAGGCCAACACCACCCGTGTTTTCCCCGCTGCTGGCGACAACTTCACCTTCAGCGTCGACGGCCCCATCGGCCTGAACAAGGTCTTGGCGCTCGCCAGCCTGTCGCCCCTGAACCTCGATCAGATCAGCTCCTTCAAGACCCAGCAGGATCAGTTCGCCACTGTGGCCGCCAAAGGCCAAGACCGTCTGGCACAGGCGCTGAGCATCGTGGTCAACCCCTTGCCTCAGAACAGCTGGGTCAGCGACACCGCCTTCTTCAACGTTGTCGGCCAGACGCCCATCCAGACCGGCAGCCTGTTCGTTGGCACCAACGTATCGGGCAGCACCGTGATCCTGAACGGCCAGAACCTCGGCACGGGCAACACCACCTTCAGCAACCTGCGCCCCGGCAGCTACCCCGTGCGTGTGCAGGCCCCCGGCTTCCGCGACTACACCACCACCGTCGCCATCCGTGCGGGCAGCACCACCAACCTGAACGTCGAGTTTGCTCAGGTCATCGCCCCCGCCCCCACGCCCGTCAACCAGTTCACCATCGCCATCCGCAGCAACGTTGCTGGCGCACTGGTCTTCGTTGATGGCCGTCAGGTCGGCACCATCCAGAACGGCGGCCTGAATGTCAGCGTTGCCCGCGGCGGACGTGAAGTCGTGCTGATCGCCCCCGGCTACCGCACCTTCATCAACACCTACAACGTGCAGCAAAACGGCCAGATCACCATCAACCCTACCCGCTAA
- a CDS encoding NUDIX hydrolase: MSGPDAPDPLDAVQQDPWAVWLGGRIRRPLDLPQYRRAAVLVALTREPDPRVLLTVRSADLPTHKGQIAFPGGSMEPGETPVQAALREADEEVGLAPHLPEVLGELDDVFTPIGFHVTPVLARVPAQLHLTPTAEVAQILLPTLAELRALTVTSEIRTLPDGTSVTLYRYPWQGHDIWGMTARIVHDLLTRGPM; the protein is encoded by the coding sequence ATGAGCGGGCCTGACGCTCCCGATCCGCTGGACGCCGTGCAGCAAGACCCTTGGGCGGTGTGGCTGGGCGGGCGTATCCGCCGTCCCCTCGATCTGCCCCAGTACCGACGCGCCGCCGTACTGGTGGCCCTGACCCGCGAACCCGATCCCCGCGTACTGCTGACGGTGCGCTCTGCCGATCTGCCCACCCACAAGGGCCAGATCGCTTTTCCGGGCGGCAGCATGGAACCCGGCGAAACGCCTGTGCAGGCCGCTCTGCGCGAGGCCGACGAGGAAGTCGGATTGGCCCCCCATCTGCCGGAAGTGCTGGGAGAACTCGACGATGTATTCACGCCCATCGGCTTTCATGTGACGCCTGTGCTGGCGCGTGTTCCGGCCCAATTACATCTGACACCTACCGCCGAAGTGGCCCAGATTCTCCTGCCGACCTTGGCCGAACTCCGCGCCCTGACCGTCACGAGCGAAATTCGTACCCTGCCGGACGGAACCTCCGTGACCCTGTACCGCTACCCTTGGCAAGGCCACGACATTTGGGGTATGACGGCCCGGATCGTGCATGATCTGCTGACGCGGGGGCCGATGTAG
- a CDS encoding MazG family protein — MQELLDIMRRLRAPDGCPWDREQTHETLRPYLLEEAAEAADAVASGNRLELAGELGDVLLQVAFHSVIAEEEGTFGYADVERGIVDKLVRRHPHVFGSVRAETSAEVVTNWQAIKAAEGGGKPRSAADRVPAALGALARETQAQKLAGRPKLLDDTGRLQAISAIQTLPPSEAGVAEALAAVVAWARGLGIDPEVALRAHTHAALAALPDPV, encoded by the coding sequence ATGCAGGAATTGCTGGACATCATGCGCCGCTTGCGTGCCCCCGATGGTTGCCCTTGGGACAGGGAACAGACCCATGAAACCTTGCGCCCTTACCTCTTGGAGGAGGCCGCCGAAGCCGCCGACGCCGTGGCTTCCGGCAACCGCCTAGAGCTGGCGGGTGAACTGGGCGACGTGCTCCTACAGGTGGCCTTCCACTCGGTCATTGCCGAGGAAGAAGGGACGTTTGGGTACGCCGACGTGGAACGCGGCATCGTGGACAAGTTGGTGCGCCGCCATCCGCACGTGTTCGGAAGCGTGAGGGCAGAGACGAGCGCCGAGGTGGTGACCAACTGGCAGGCCATCAAGGCCGCCGAGGGGGGCGGCAAACCCCGCAGCGCCGCAGACCGCGTGCCCGCCGCGTTGGGGGCGCTGGCCCGCGAGACCCAGGCGCAAAAGCTGGCCGGACGTCCGAAATTGCTGGACGATACTGGACGGTTGCAGGCAATATCGGCCATTCAAACTTTGCCCCCCAGCGAGGCAGGCGTGGCCGAAGCCTTGGCCGCTGTGGTGGCGTGGGCGCGTGGGCTGGGCATTGATCCTGAAGTGGCCTTGCGTGCCCATACCCACGCGGCGCTGGCGGCCCTGCCTGATCCAGTATGA
- a CDS encoding SDR family oxidoreductase has protein sequence MTESTSPQTSPSKSAFITGASKGIGLAVAHALAAQGYGVTLTSRKAGEVEAAAAAVGSGARGVVCDVKDPAALVREVDAHVAAFGGLDVLFVNAGVGHFGNVADLSIEDWQDVIDTNLSGAFYTIKAGIPALKVRGGYIFTLSSLAGKNPFAGGGAYNASKFGLNGLSEVLTLDLREHGIKVTQIMPGSVATHFAGHTPDDQKDAWKIQPEDIAQLTVDLLNMPTRTLPSKVEVRPSRPPKK, from the coding sequence ATGACCGAATCCACTTCTCCTCAGACCAGCCCTTCCAAAAGTGCTTTTATCACCGGAGCCAGCAAGGGCATCGGTTTAGCTGTGGCGCACGCTTTGGCCGCGCAGGGCTACGGCGTGACCCTGACCAGTCGCAAGGCCGGTGAGGTAGAGGCCGCCGCCGCTGCTGTCGGCTCCGGCGCACGCGGCGTGGTGTGCGACGTGAAAGACCCCGCCGCCCTTGTGCGTGAAGTCGACGCGCATGTGGCGGCGTTTGGCGGCCTAGATGTCCTGTTCGTAAATGCAGGCGTGGGCCATTTCGGCAACGTGGCTGACCTGAGCATCGAGGACTGGCAGGACGTGATCGACACCAATCTCAGCGGCGCGTTCTATACCATCAAGGCAGGAATTCCGGCCCTGAAGGTACGCGGCGGCTACATTTTTACGCTGTCCAGCTTGGCAGGCAAAAACCCGTTTGCAGGCGGCGGAGCCTACAACGCCAGCAAATTCGGCCTGAACGGGCTGTCGGAAGTGCTGACACTGGACTTGCGCGAACACGGCATCAAGGTGACCCAGATCATGCCCGGCAGCGTCGCCACGCACTTTGCAGGCCACACGCCCGATGACCAAAAAGACGCTTGGAAAATTCAGCCGGAAGACATTGCCCAGCTGACGGTTGACCTGCTGAACATGCCCACCCGCACACTGCCCAGCAAAGTGGAAGTGCGCCCCAGCCGTCCGCCCAAAAAGTAA
- the smpB gene encoding SsrA-binding protein SmpB: MLGVYTNRRAHYEYELLERFEAGISLTGSEVKSIRAGGVDFRDAFARLTHGNVELEGLYIPVYTQATYNNHEPRRTRRLLLHRQEIMKMKKQLEQKGLTLVPTRLYAKGRVFKVELALARGKQLHDKRRAEAEKTVQRELRSL; this comes from the coding sequence ATGCTCGGCGTGTACACGAATCGCCGCGCTCATTACGAGTACGAGTTGCTGGAGCGCTTCGAGGCGGGCATCAGTCTGACCGGAAGCGAGGTCAAAAGCATCAGGGCGGGCGGAGTAGATTTCCGCGACGCCTTTGCTCGCCTGACCCATGGAAATGTAGAACTGGAAGGGCTGTACATTCCGGTCTATACGCAGGCCACCTACAACAACCACGAACCTCGCCGCACCCGCCGCCTGCTGCTGCACCGCCAAGAAATCATGAAAATGAAAAAGCAGCTGGAGCAAAAAGGCCTGACGCTGGTGCCCACGCGCCTGTATGCCAAAGGCCGGGTCTTCAAGGTCGAACTGGCGCTGGCACGCGGCAAACAACTGCACGACAAGCGCCGCGCAGAGGCCGAAAAAACCGTGCAGCGGGAACTGCGGAGCCTGTGA
- a CDS encoding N-acetylmuramoyl-L-alanine amidase family protein translates to MRRSLVSQRWRPVLLSAALLCAGIAGAQVALTRLNLAGAQVQSIGLYGAEYASREVLSRLLTIEQDGSIVRVEGYGHTLLLPIDEDNQRATTAFNTVQLDTERVTGRTATLVNGTLYLPLDTLARGLGASYELGSFRVAAPNLQGVSSRAGKDSDRLVLDLTRDVEFKDELRGTTVQITLSGLKGEARRYTTRGAFIPAAEVKAQGNDLVISFPLPPGSGYRVYRVVRPGGARVVIDAGPGIPRNTVALLDRISRPLIVLDPARVDGLGRDVTLDVARRAAELLAKAGWQVKVTREAGSALGLNEKLKLARQSDVFLALDLGRFPGTGRGGVTVYEQTGRASAQIVNTLRAGTTPPYGTLVVGGSGGSRRLSELLRGELRGGGVTAKQDSVSRMLTLGEAPQAALLLELGWTGNATDRANLGTEARLQAMGVALARSVATYLTARANNASQLGAAAATQGISAQGATQ, encoded by the coding sequence GTGAGGAGATCTCTTGTCTCTCAGCGGTGGCGGCCCGTGTTGCTGTCGGCGGCGCTGCTGTGTGCGGGCATCGCCGGGGCGCAGGTGGCCCTCACGCGCCTGAATCTGGCCGGGGCGCAGGTGCAGAGCATCGGGCTGTACGGCGCAGAATATGCCAGCCGTGAGGTGCTGAGCCGCCTGCTGACCATTGAGCAGGACGGCAGCATCGTGCGGGTAGAAGGGTACGGCCACACCCTGCTGCTGCCCATAGACGAGGACAACCAGAGGGCCACCACCGCCTTCAATACGGTGCAACTCGATACCGAACGGGTCACGGGACGCACCGCGACGTTGGTCAACGGCACGCTGTATCTGCCGCTGGATACGCTGGCGAGGGGACTGGGGGCCAGCTACGAACTGGGCAGTTTCCGGGTGGCCGCGCCCAATTTGCAGGGCGTCAGCAGCCGCGCCGGGAAGGATTCAGACCGCTTGGTGCTTGACCTCACCCGTGACGTGGAATTTAAGGACGAACTGCGCGGCACGACTGTGCAGATTACGCTCAGCGGTTTGAAGGGCGAGGCGAGGCGCTACACCACGCGGGGCGCGTTCATCCCAGCCGCCGAAGTGAAGGCGCAGGGCAACGATCTGGTCATCAGCTTTCCTCTGCCCCCCGGCAGCGGCTACCGCGTGTACCGGGTGGTCAGGCCCGGCGGGGCGCGGGTGGTCATTGACGCGGGGCCGGGCATTCCCCGGAATACGGTGGCCCTGCTTGACCGGATTTCGCGGCCCCTGATCGTGCTTGACCCCGCCCGCGTGGACGGACTGGGCCGGGACGTGACGCTGGACGTGGCCCGCCGCGCCGCTGAACTGCTGGCCAAAGCAGGCTGGCAAGTGAAGGTGACCCGCGAAGCAGGCAGCGCCCTCGGCCTGAATGAGAAGCTGAAGCTGGCCCGCCAGAGCGACGTGTTCTTGGCCCTCGATCTGGGGCGTTTTCCCGGCACCGGGCGCGGCGGCGTCACTGTGTACGAGCAGACGGGCCGGGCCAGTGCCCAGATCGTGAATACCCTGCGGGCTGGAACCACACCGCCGTATGGAACGCTGGTGGTGGGCGGTTCGGGCGGCAGCCGACGCCTAAGCGAGTTGTTGCGCGGAGAGCTGCGCGGCGGCGGCGTGACCGCCAAACAAGACAGCGTGTCGCGCATGCTGACGCTGGGAGAGGCTCCGCAGGCCGCCCTGCTGCTGGAACTGGGGTGGACGGGCAACGCCACTGACCGGGCCAATCTGGGCACCGAAGCCCGCTTGCAGGCGATGGGCGTGGCCCTCGCCCGCAGCGTGGCGACTTATCTGACGGCCCGCGCCAACAATGCCAGTCAGTTGGGTGCAGCCGCCGCAACGCAGGGAATATCGGCACAGGGAGCCACCCAGTGA